A region from the Pseudomonas sp. KU26590 genome encodes:
- a CDS encoding efflux RND transporter periplasmic adaptor subunit encodes MNKKRSITIALVVIAIIGLTSLTVTRQGLPVAAESQPPGKEQGKESNEAHAEGDGHSDEDSDEGKGESHEEEGQIELTPEQINAAGIELALAGPRLMSTSVTFPGEIRFDEDRTTHVVPRVSGVVDEVRVELGQSVKKGQVLAVIASQQITDMRSELNAAQRRTELARLTMQREKKLWEDKISAEQDYLLARQSFQEADISRSNARQKLSAIGASVNAAAGNRYELIAPFDSVVVEKHLGIGEVVNEATAAFTLSDLSRVWATFGATPKDLQRVVVGRAVTVSAPDLNAQVEGRISYVGSLLGEQTRAATVRVILSNPEGAWRPGLFVSIDVTADKANASVSLPESAIQTVEDKPSVFVRNAEGFQLRAVEVGRRDGGFVEIVQGLDAGAQVASAGSFILKSELGKSSAEHAH; translated from the coding sequence ATGAACAAGAAACGGAGCATTACCATCGCGCTGGTGGTGATAGCCATCATCGGTTTGACCAGTCTGACGGTCACCCGTCAAGGACTCCCCGTTGCCGCAGAGTCCCAGCCTCCTGGCAAGGAACAAGGCAAAGAAAGCAACGAGGCGCACGCCGAAGGGGATGGACACAGTGACGAAGATTCTGACGAGGGCAAGGGTGAATCCCATGAAGAGGAAGGGCAGATTGAACTGACCCCGGAGCAAATAAACGCAGCCGGCATCGAGCTTGCTCTGGCGGGGCCGAGGTTGATGAGTACGTCGGTCACTTTTCCAGGGGAAATCAGATTCGACGAAGACCGCACGACCCATGTAGTCCCACGGGTGAGTGGCGTCGTTGATGAAGTCAGAGTCGAGCTGGGCCAATCAGTAAAGAAAGGTCAGGTACTCGCTGTGATCGCAAGCCAGCAAATCACGGACATGCGCAGCGAACTGAATGCTGCGCAGAGAAGAACCGAGCTGGCTCGCTTGACCATGCAGCGCGAAAAAAAGCTGTGGGAGGACAAGATTTCCGCCGAGCAGGATTACTTGCTCGCGCGCCAGTCGTTCCAGGAGGCAGATATCAGCCGGTCGAACGCTCGGCAAAAACTGAGCGCGATTGGTGCCAGCGTCAACGCAGCCGCCGGCAATCGCTATGAGTTGATCGCCCCATTTGACTCTGTGGTTGTGGAGAAGCATCTCGGCATTGGCGAAGTGGTGAACGAAGCCACGGCAGCCTTCACGCTTTCTGACTTGTCGCGTGTCTGGGCAACGTTTGGTGCGACGCCAAAGGATTTGCAGCGTGTGGTAGTCGGGCGAGCGGTGACGGTCAGCGCACCTGATCTTAACGCTCAGGTCGAAGGCCGGATCAGTTACGTAGGAAGCCTGCTTGGCGAGCAAACCAGGGCTGCCACTGTACGGGTGATCCTTAGTAACCCCGAGGGCGCATGGCGTCCCGGATTGTTCGTCTCCATTGATGTGACGGCGGATAAAGCCAATGCCTCGGTCAGCCTCCCCGAATCGGCCATTCAGACGGTGGAAGATAAGCCGTCAGTGTTCGTTCGCAATGCTGAAGGCTTCCAGCTGCGTGCCGTGGAGGTCGGTCGCCGAGATGGTGGCTTCGTGGAGATCGTCCAAGGCCTGGACGCCGGCGCCCAAGTGGCTTCTGCCGGCAGCTTCATCCTCAAGTCCGAGCTGGGTAAGAGCTCTGCCGAGCATGCCCATTGA
- a CDS encoding TolC family protein, translated as MRLGAFCVLLLPFAAPGVVAAQSLSLPQAIESAFAENPDLAAARREIGIAEGDRQQAGLMPNPVVSWEAEDTRRSTSTTTVMLSQALELGGKRGARIDVASRGQDAAQIELERRGNELRAEVVQAFYAAVRAQTGLELAQQSQSLAERGLEIAEGRVRAGKSSPVEATRAQVQLSETNLLVRRAQTLKANSYRDLARATGSASATFDSLEYADLSPGNAPLAAKMLTAIDRSAELRLAQAQIEQRDASLGSERAQRIPDLTVSIGSQYTREDRERVNVVGFSMPLPLFNRNQGNVLAASRRADQARDLRNAVELRLRTTTQSALAQWETATRDVESFNQVILPSAKSTVDAATRGFEMGKFGFLEVLDAQRTLIDARSQYLESLAIATDARVTVERIYGDLSPFSTHP; from the coding sequence ATGAGGCTGGGTGCATTTTGCGTGTTGTTGCTGCCTTTCGCTGCACCTGGTGTTGTCGCTGCTCAGAGCCTGAGCTTGCCCCAAGCCATTGAATCGGCATTTGCTGAAAACCCTGATCTTGCTGCCGCTCGAAGGGAAATAGGGATCGCCGAAGGTGACAGGCAGCAGGCTGGGCTCATGCCCAACCCGGTGGTTTCCTGGGAAGCTGAAGACACACGTCGTAGTACCAGCACCACGACCGTCATGCTGAGTCAGGCTCTGGAGCTCGGCGGCAAGAGAGGGGCGCGTATCGATGTCGCGAGCCGTGGCCAGGACGCTGCTCAAATCGAGCTGGAGCGTCGGGGCAACGAGTTACGTGCCGAAGTGGTTCAGGCGTTTTACGCAGCGGTTCGGGCTCAAACGGGGCTGGAGCTGGCGCAACAATCTCAGTCTCTGGCTGAGCGAGGTCTTGAGATCGCCGAGGGCCGTGTGCGTGCCGGTAAATCATCGCCGGTAGAGGCCACCCGTGCGCAAGTCCAGTTGTCCGAGACCAACCTGCTGGTTCGACGCGCACAAACGTTGAAAGCTAATAGCTATCGCGACCTCGCCCGTGCAACCGGCTCCGCATCGGCAACCTTCGATAGCCTGGAATACGCCGATCTGTCCCCGGGCAACGCGCCACTCGCTGCGAAAATGCTCACCGCAATCGATCGGTCTGCCGAGCTGCGCCTGGCCCAGGCTCAGATTGAACAGCGAGACGCATCATTGGGTTCGGAGCGTGCGCAGCGCATCCCGGATCTCACGGTCAGCATTGGTAGCCAATACACCCGCGAGGATCGGGAGCGTGTCAACGTGGTTGGTTTTTCGATGCCCCTTCCGCTTTTCAACAGGAATCAGGGAAACGTGCTTGCAGCTTCGCGTCGCGCTGACCAGGCCCGCGACCTGCGTAATGCGGTGGAGCTGAGACTGCGTACCACCACTCAGTCTGCCCTTGCCCAATGGGAAACGGCCACACGCGATGTTGAGTCTTTCAATCAGGTCATCTTGCCGTCCGCCAAAAGCACGGTCGATGCGGCGACCCGAGGCTTTGAGATGGGCAAGTTCGGCTTTCTGGAAGTCCTCGATGCTCAGCGCACGCTGATCGATGCCCGAAGCCAATATCTGGAGTCGTTAGCCATCGCCACTGACGCCAGGGTCACTGTCGAGCGCATCTACGGCGATCTCAGCCCATTCAGCACTCATCCTTAA
- a CDS encoding heavy metal response regulator transcription factor: protein MRILVVEDEPKTAEYMHQGLTESGYVVDVATTGLDGLCLAQHQAYDIVILDVNLPEMEGWEVLARLRETSNTRVMMVTARGRLDEKVRGLEMGADDYLVKPFEFPELLARVRTLMRRSEQAGLPEVLRVGDLELDQGRHRAFRGTQRIDLTTKEFALLHLLMRHTGEVMSRTQIISLVWDMNFDCDTNVVEVSIRRLRAKIDDPFDQKLIHTLRGVGYVLEARE from the coding sequence ATGCGAATCCTTGTTGTAGAGGACGAGCCGAAAACTGCCGAGTATATGCATCAGGGACTCACGGAAAGCGGCTATGTAGTTGATGTCGCCACTACGGGGCTCGATGGTCTTTGTCTCGCTCAGCACCAGGCATACGATATTGTGATACTGGATGTAAACTTGCCAGAAATGGAGGGCTGGGAGGTACTGGCCCGGCTGCGAGAAACAAGTAACACCCGAGTGATGATGGTGACCGCTCGCGGGCGTCTCGATGAAAAAGTCCGTGGCCTGGAAATGGGAGCCGACGACTATCTGGTCAAGCCTTTCGAGTTTCCAGAACTGCTCGCACGGGTTCGAACCTTGATGCGCCGGAGTGAACAAGCCGGGCTACCCGAAGTGCTGCGCGTCGGCGACCTTGAGCTGGATCAAGGCAGACATAGAGCATTCAGGGGCACTCAGCGCATCGATCTGACGACTAAAGAATTCGCTCTGCTGCACCTGCTCATGCGACATACCGGAGAGGTGATGTCGCGGACTCAGATCATCTCCCTGGTGTGGGACATGAATTTTGACTGCGATACCAATGTCGTCGAGGTATCGATCAGGCGGCTAAGGGCCAAGATTGACGATCCGTTTGATCAGAAGCTGATTCATACCCTTCGCGGGGTTGGCTACGTGTTGGAAGCTCGCGAATGA